The nucleotide window CCCGTCGCTCTCGATTCTCGGCAATACGGTGAGCGCGAAGGCCAGCATCATTTCACCGCCGCAGTTGGGCATCGGTGGCGTGGGCGCCACGGCGAGCACGGCGCAGGTGCGCGTGTTTCTCCAGGTCAATACGCAGGCCAACGGCTTGCTGGGCGGCGTGCTCAACATCGCCGGCACCAGGCTGACCCTGCCGCTCACGGTCGAGCTCGCCCAGTCGACGGCGACCGTGACGGCCCTGCAATGCGGTGCGACCCCTTCGGCAACACTTCAGGAGACCTCGGGGCTCGTGAATCTGTGCGTGGGATCGGACGCATCCGGCAGCGTGCAGAACACGAGCGCCGCGAGTTGCACGACGGTGCTGACCAATCGCGTGCCGATCGCCACGCTGCTCGGGGCGATCACGGTCAACGGCAAGGTCAGCGCCTCGCTGGTGACCAGTACCACGCCGGCGCCGACCAAGACCTTTACCGGCCCGTTTCCGCAAACCTGGGGGCCGGTCGGCTCGACGGTGAACCTGAGCCAGATCGTGGGGGCGCTGCTCGGCGGCCTCACGGTGGACGTGGGCACGCAGCCGATCGGCAATTCGTCGGGCGCGAGTCTGAGCAATGTCACCAACGGGCTGCTCGGCGTCGTCCCCAATGCCGGACTGGGCATCACGACCGTGAACAATTACCTGAATACGGCGGCGTCGAACCTGCAAGCGACGCTCTCCAGCCTGAACACGACGCTGGGCGGCGTGCTCACGCTGAACGTCGGATCGATCGTCGGCGGCCTGACCGGCACGATCACCGGCTTGGTCAATACGGTAGGGAGTATTCTGGGCGGGCTGCTCGGCAACGTCGTCACCACGCTGGCCGACACAGGATGCAGCCTGAGTGGCAACCCGACGAGCTGTCGCGCGCAGTACATCAACGACAACAACATCATCAGCACGAGCAACCTCACGCCGGTGCTGACGAGCGTGCTCTACACGCTGCTCAACCCGCTGCTCGCGCCGTTGAGCGCCCTGATCAACAGCGCGCTGTCGGCGCTCGGCATCACGATCGGTACCACGACGGTGACCGTCGACAGCATCAACTGTCAGAACGGCCTCGTTCAACTGGTGTATTAGGGCAGGGCGACGACAATGGCCAATGGATCACGAACGCTGCCCTGACCCGGATTCGGCATCGGGCCGGACTACGGAACTTCACCATGCCGGACGCCGGGGGCGTTCGGCAAAACGCGGATCAGCATGAAAAGCAAGCCAGTACGTGAAGACCTCGACGTGTACGTGTGGGAAGGCAAGTCGGACATTGCCGACCGGGTGGCGCATTGCCTCGCGAGCTTCGACATGGAAGTCATTCGCGCCGACGGCATCGACCTGTCGCGCGAGCGCACCAGGGCGCGTCCGTCGATCGCCGTGGTCAGCGTGTCGGTCATTGAGGGGGCGTCGACCAACGCACAGGAGTGGCAGCTCGGTCACGGCATGCCCGTGATCTGGGTGGCCACGTCGCCGCGCGAGAACGATCCGCGCGTATATCCGCCCGAGTACAGCAATATCCTCACGCTCGACTTCACGGGCGCGGAGCTGCGCACGCTCATCTTCAAGCTCTCGGGCGCCATTGCCGACGCCGACCGCGCGCCCACGCCGGCCGATCCGCTCGTCGCGCGATCGAGCGCCATGCTCGGACTGCTCGCCGAGGTCGATGCGTTCGCCGATTGCGATTCCAACGTCCTTATTCACGGCGAAACCGGGGTAGGCAAGGAGCGCATTGCGCGCCTGCTGCACGACAAGCACAGTCACTACGGGCAGGGGCCGTTCGTGGCGGTGAACTGCGGCGCGATCCCGGACGGGCTCTTCGAGTCGCACTTCTTCGGCCACGCCAAGGGCGCGTTCACCGGAGCGCTCTATTCGCACAAGGGCTATTTCGAGCAGGCCAACGACGGCACGCTCTTTCTCGACGAAATCGGCGATCTGCCGCTGTATCAACAGGTCAAACTGCTGCGCGTGCTCGAAGACAGCGCGGTCACGCGCCTGGGCTCCGCACAGCCGGTCAAGCTCGATTTCCGGCTGGTGGCGGCGACCAACAAGAATCTCAAGTCGATGGTGCGCGACGAGCTGTTTCGCGCCGATCTGTTTTATCGGCTCGCGGTCATCGAACTGCATATCCCGAGCCTCGAAGAGCGCGGCGCCATCGACAAGCTGGCGGTCTTCACGGCGTACCTGGACAAGGTCGTCGGCAAGCTCGCCGGCGATGGCGATGGCGACGTCGCGGCGCAGGTGCCCGGGTGGCTTCGCGAACTGGTCGAAGGCGGTGTATTTCCCGGCAATGTGCGCGAAATGCGCAATATCGCCGAGCGCGTCGGCATCATCTACCGGCAACTCGGCGGCTGGGACGAGCGTCGCATCCGGCCGATCTTCGACGCGCTGGCGATCAGCCCGGCCACGCGCGGCGACGATACCGCGCGCGCCGGTGCTTCGGCCGATCGCGCTCGCTGGGACGCCACCGAACGGGCCCGTATCGTGGCGGCGCTCGATGCCAACGGCTGGCGCCGTCAGGACACCGCCAACGCGCTGGGCATTAGCCGCAAGGTGCTGTGGGAAAAAATGCGCAAATATCAGATCCTCGGCAACGACTCGGAGTTGGCCAGCGAGTACGAGGGGTAAGCGGGCGGACCGGGCACGGGGCACGGGGCACGGGGCATTTTCCGCGGCTTGCGTGGGCGCGTGCGCAATGTGTCGGCTTGTGACGGGATTTTTCCGACAAGCAGGTTCCGCTCGGAGGAACTCGCGCGTTCGCCGGAGTTGCGCGGTATCAACAGTTGAAATCGCGCCTGCACAATTCAGCATTCCCTGCTTGGAAGAGCGCCCCGCAATGGATAGAATTGGCGGCTATTGCGGGCGTGCGGTTATCATTCAACAAATACGCAGGTCTCAGATCCTCGGGACGGAGTCCGGGGTGGCGAATGAATGCGACGAATAAGGGTCGACAAACGATCCAGTCGATAACAGGAAAACAGATCAGATGAAAATCAGTGATTGCCGGGGGCGGTTTTGGTTAGGCGTGGGGGTGGCATGCCTGGCTGCGTGGGGAACGTCGGCAGGCGCCGCCGAACCGGTCAAGGATGTCACCGGCGCAACGCCTTCGCAACTGGCAGCGCCCGCCGCGCCTGCTGCGCCTGCTGCGCGTTCGCAGACCACGGCGCCGGCCGCCGCATCGGGGACCATCCAGGAACTGCGCGATCGCATCCAGAACAAGGAAGTCACCGAACTTCGCACCACATACAACGGCCGCTACGGGGCGAGCCTGTTGTTCTATCCGCAGACGATGGGTTACTACGTCGCCCTGTTTCACGAAGGCCAGTTCTGGCGTGCCGTCAAGCTGAACAACGAGAAGAAGGCCGAATCGCTGTACGCCGACTTCGTGCGCCAGACGCAAGTGCTCGCCGACGTGGAAATCCGCCGGATCAAGCTCGAAGCGCAGCGGGCCATGATGGAGCGCCAGTTGGCCGAGAGCGAAGCGCGCCTGAACGCCGTGCAGAGCGATCTGGCAATTCAGCGCCAGCAGGAACAGGCGCTGGCCCAGAATCAACAGGCCGTGCGTGAGCAGGCCTCGGCGCTGGAAACGGAACGCAACGCGGCGCGTATTCGCCTGACGGACCTCCAGGGCCAGATCCGCTCGCTCGAAGCCGAGCAGAACAGCGCAGATTCCGACCTCGTGCGCTCGGTCAAGGGGGCCGGCACGCGCAAGCCGGCACGTCGTCGCTGATTGCCGCCGATCGCCGCCGATCGCCGCCGCCTCGCCTGAGGCGGCGCGCTGACGGAGGGCCCCGACCGGCCCTGCGGCCCTTCGGAGGCAGCGGGCACCTCGCAGCAAAAGATAGCCGCCTTCGGGCGGCTTTTTCGTGGGCGCTACACGCATTTGCGGGGACTGTCGACTCACGAATCGCGCATGCCTGGGATATGTCGCGCATTTGCAACTCGAAATACGGGACTCCCCGCGCGGTCCCGCGCCGCCGAGACGCGGTAAAACCCTCGGCGTGCCGCACTGGTCATGGGGCGCGGCGCGAATTATCCTAGCGTGGCATGTCGCGCATTACCCCCGGAAATCCGCACCTGCCCGGACTGGCGAGGGAACCGGCGCCCAGTTAGAATAGCGCCCATTTTGTGCAGCGCAATAAAGCGATTACCCAAACCTTATGACGCAAAACATACGACACGGGCACCGCCCTCAGGCCATGCCCGCGCTCATGGTGGCGGCCATTGGCGTGGTCTTTGGCGATATCGGCACCAGCCCGCTCTATGCGCTCAAGGAATGTTTCGATCCGCAACACGGCATTCCGTTTAATCAACAAGCCGTGTTCGGCATCATCTCGCTGCTGTTCTGGGCACTGGTGATCGTCGTCTCCTTGAAGTACGTGTTGTTCGTGATGCGCGCGGACAACCGCGGCGAAGGCGGCGTGCTTGCGCTCATGGCGCTCAGCCTGCGCAGTGTGCGGGCGGGCAGCAAATGGGCCGCGGTGCTCATGATGCTCGGTATGTTCGGCGCTTGCATGTTCTACGGCGACGCGGTGATTACACCTGCGATTTCCGTGATGTCGGCCGTCGAAGGCCTGGAGATCGCCGCGCCGTCGCTTTCGCGCTTTGTGCTTCCCATCACGATCGTCATCCTGATCGTCCTGTTTTCGATGCAGAAGTCCGGCACGGCCAAGGTCGGCCGCCTGTTCGGGCCGGTGATGGTGACGTGGTTCGTGATTCTCGGCGTGCTCGGGGTCTACAACATCGTGGCCGCGCCCGAGATCGTCAAGGCGATCAATCCGTACTACGGCATTCATTTCATCCACACGCACGCGCTGCAGGCGTATATCGTGCTCGGCTCCGTGTTCCTGGTGCTCACGGGCGCGGAAGCCCTGTACGCCGACATGGGGCACTTCGGGATTCGTCCGATTCGCTTCGCCTGGTCGTTCCTCGTGTTTCCCGCGCTGGCATTGAACTATTTCGGTCAGGGTGCGCTGTTGCTGACGAACCCGAAGGCCATCGAGAATCCGTTCTTTCTGATGGCCCCGGACTGGGCGCTCATGCCGCTGGTGATCGTCGCGACCGCAGCGACCGTGATTGCATCGCAGGCGGTGATCTCGGGCGCGTTCTCGCTCACGAGCCAGGCCATTCAACTCGGCTACGTGCCCCGCATGAAGATCCTGCACACGTCCGATCGTGAGATCGGGCAGATCTATATGCCGGTGATCAATTGGGCGCTGCTGCTGGTCATCGTCTGGATCGTGTTGGCATTCAAGTCGTCCAGCAACCTGGCGGCGGCGTACGGTATCGCCGTGACCACGACCATGGTGATCACTACCGTGCTGGCCTGCGTCGTCATGGTGAAGGTCTGGAACTGGAACAAGTTTCTCGTCGCGCTGGTCATCACCGGCTTCCTGGTCGTCGACTTCGCGTTCTTCGGCGCCAACCTGATCAAGGTGGAAGAGGGCGGATGGTTGCCGCTGGCACTGGGCGCATTCCTGTTCTTCATGCTCATGACGTGGCACAAGGGACGTCAGTTGCTGCGCGAGCGCACCGCCGCCGACGGTATCCCGCTCGGCCCGTTCCTGCAGGGTCTGCTGGCGCACCCGCCGCACCGCGTGGCAGGCACGGCGATCTACCTGACCGGCGGCAATTCGCTCGTGCCGGTGAGCCTGCTCCATAACCTCAAGCACAACCGCATCCTTCACGAACGCACGATCTTCCTGACGTTCCGAACCGTCGACGTGCCGTACGTGGAAGATTCGACCCGTATCGAGGTCAAGGACCACACCGGCGGGCTGTTCAGCGTGGTAGCCACCTTCGGCTTCAACGAGACACCCGACGTGAAAGAGGTGCTGCATCTGCTCGAAGAGAAGACGGACATGCACTTCGAGTTGATGGATACGTCGTTCTTCCTCGCACGCGAGACCGTGGTCCCGACGAAGCTGCCGGGAATGTCGATCTGGCGCGAGCGCCTGTTCGCCTGGATGCATCAGAATGCGGCCAAGCCGACCGACTTCTTCAGCATTCCCGCGAACCGCGTGGTGGAGCTGGGCACGAAGATCGAGATCTGATGCGAAGGAGGCGAGCGGCGTAACACGCCGCGCGCAGTATCGAAAGCTGCCGGTGGAGCGAGGGCTCCGCCGGTTTTTTTTTGCACCTTCGGTTCGGGGGCGAGGCATCGACGAAAAAAAACCGCCGTCGCGAGACGGCGGTTTTCGTGCTTGCTCCGCGGTGCGGCGATTCGACTGCCGCGCGGCGTGCTTGTCACACGGCTCAGCGCTTGAGCTTGGCGAAAGCGGCTGCCATGGCGCTGACCGTTTCCGGTTCGCGCTGACGCGCGCCACCACCGCTGCGATGGCCGCTGCCACCATTGCCGCCGCGTGCACCGCCGCCGTTGCCCGGGCGATCGCCCGCGCCGGCCACCGGGAGGTCGTCGTTGAGCCGCATGGTGAGCGAGATGCGCTGACGGCGCGGGTCGACTTCGAGCACCTTCACTTTCACGATGTCGCCGGCCTTGACGACCTCGTGCGGGTCCTTGATGAACTTCGTCGACATGGCCGACACGTGCACCAGACCATCCTGATGCACGCCGATGTCGATGAACGCGCCGAAGGCCGCCACGTTCGTGACCACGCCCTCGAGCTGCATGCCGGGCTTCAGGTCGGTCAGTTTCTCGACGCCTTCCTGGAACGTGGCCGTCTTGAATTCGGGGCGCGGGTCGCGACCCGGTTTCTCGAGTTCGGTCAGGATGTCCTTGACGGTCGGCAGGCCGAAGCGTTCATCAACGAATTCGTTGGCCGAGACGCTGCGCACCACCGAGCCATTGCCCATCACTTCGCCGATGGACTTCTTGATCCTGGCGAGGATACGTTCGACGACCGGGTACGCCTCCGGGTGCACCGACGAGCGATCGAGCGGATTGTCGCCGCCGTTCACGCGCAGGAAGCCCGCGGCCTGCTCGAACGTCTTGTCGCCCAGGCGCGGCACCTTCTTGAGCGCCTCCCGGTTCGGGAAGGGGCCGTTGCTGTCGCGGAAGTCGACGATATTCTTGGCGAGCGTGCTGTTCAGGCCCGACACGCGCGCGAGCAACGGTGCCGATGCCGTGTTCACGTCCACGCCCACGGCGTTCACACAGTCCTCCACCACGGCATCGAGCATACGGGCCAGCTCACGCTGGTTCACGTCGTGCTGGTACTGGCCAACGCCGATGGCCTTCGGCTCGATCTTCACGAGCTCGGCCAGCGGGTCTTGCAGGCGACGGGCGATCGACACGGCACCACGCAGCGACACGTCGAGTTCCGGGAATTCCTTGGCGGCGAATTCGGATGCGGAATAGACCGAAGCACCGGCTTCCGAGACCACGATCTTCTGCAGCCTGAGCTCGGGGTGGCGCTTGATCAGTTCCAGCGCCAGCTTGTCGGTCTCGCGCGACGCCGTGCCGTTGCCGATGCTGACGAGTTCGGCGCCGGTGGCGGCGGCGATCTTGGACAGGCGGGCAAGCGAGCCGTCCCAATCGCGGCGCGGCTCATGCGGGTAGATGGTGTCGGTGCCGAGCAGCTTGCCGGTTGCGTCGACCACGGCGACCTTCACACCGGTGCGCAGGCCCGGGTCAAGGCCAATCACGCCCTTCTGGCCGGCCGGCGCGGCGAGCAGCAGCGCCTTGAGGTTGCGCGCGAACACGCGAATGGCCTCGCTCTCGGCGCTCTCGCGCATTTGCGTGAGCAGTTCCGATTCGAGGTGCGGCTGCACCTTCACGCGCCAGCACCAGCGGCACACGTCGGCAAGCCACTTGTCGGCGGCGCGGTTCTGTTGGCGAATGCCGAAGTGGCCGGCGATCACGCCCTCGCACGGGTGCGGGACCTGCGCATCGAGTTCTTCGCCCAGGCCCAGCTTGACCATCAGGATGCCGAGATTTCGTCCACGGAACAGCGCGAGCGCACGGTGCGACGGCACCGCGGCGATCGGCTCGGCGTAGTCGTAGTAATCGCGGAATTTCTCGCCTTCCTCGCTTTCCTTGCCTTCGACGACCTTGGAGGACACGACGCCCTGATTCCACAGATAGTCGCGCAGTTTGCCGAGCAGCTCGGCCGTCTCGCCGAACTGTTCCGAGAGGATGTCGCGGGCGCCGTCGAGGGCGGCCTTGACGTCCGCCACACCCTTTTCGGCGTCGACGAATTTGGCGGCCTCGGCTTGCGGATCGAGCGTCGGGTCGGCGAGCAGGGCCTGCGCGAGCGGGTCGAGGCCGGCTTCGCGGGCGATCTGCGCCCGGGTGCGGCGCTTCGGCTTGTAGGGCAGATAGAGATCTTCGAGCGTCTGCTTCGTGTCGGCCGCCTCGATGGCGGTGCGCAGTTCGTCGGTCAGCTTGCCTTGCTCGTCGATGCTCGCGAGGATCGACGCACGGCGCTCCTCGAGCTCGCGCAGATAAAGCAGGCGCTCTTCGAGCGTGCGCAGCTGCGTGTCGTCGAGGTTGCCGGTCACTTCCTTGCGGTAGCGCGCAATGAAGGGCACGGTGGCGCCTTCGTCCAGCAGTTGCACGGCGGCGGCGACCTGACGCGGCTGCACGCTGAGTTCGTCGGCGATGCGTTGAACGATCTGAAGGGCTACGTTTTGCGTCATGAGTGTTGCGATTTACCCAAGTGCCAGGAGCGGGGCATTTTGCCATAAACCGCGGGCGCGTCCGGGCCGGCAATGCTAAAATTTGGCATCACTCTGCTCAACCTCATGATTTCTTTCGCAAAATTGTTTCCGCGCCTGACTTTGCATCGTGAACGCCGCGCCTCGCGCGTCGTTGCCGCAGTGTTCGGCCTCGCGGCGGTTGCGGCCGCCGTGCCCGGCGCGTCGTTCGCGCAAGGCCTTTCGGCCACCGAGGCGGCGGGGCGCACTTCGTCGCAGATCCGCGTGCCGCAGGTGCCGTTCGATGCAACAGCCGACCGCGTGCCGGCATCTGCCAGTCAGGCCGCTGCGGCCCGGATCGAAGACGACAAGCCGGTCGCCTACGACGATCAACTCGACCTGCATCCCGCCGACGACGATTTTGCCGGCCGGCGCGCCTTGCTCGATCGCCAGCGCGCCTGGATCGATTACCGGTTCGAAGAGGCGAAGTACGAATGCGCGTCGAAGTTCTTCGTGAACTACTGCATCGACAATGCGCGCGACGAACAACGTGAGGCGCTGCGTGCGCTGCGCAGCCAGCGTCTGGTGCTCGAAGACCAGGAGCGCAAGGCGCGCGCCGAGGAGCGCGACGCCCGTCTGGCCGAAAAGCGCGCACAAACGCAGGCCGAAGCGCCGCAACGCGCAGCCGAGCGCGCGAAGAACGTCCAGGATTATCAGACGAAGCAAGCGGAATATCAGCAGCGCGTGACCGAGCGAACGGGGCAGGCACCGCAGCGTGCGGCAAACGCCGAGCAGTACAATGCCAAGCAGGCCGAGCAACAGCAGAAGCTCGACGATGCCAAGGCGACGGCGGCGCAGAAGGCGGCCGAGCGTGAAGAGAACGTACGTAAGTACAACCTGAAGCAACAGGAAGCGATCGAGCGCCAGAAGAAGTCGGACGAGCGGCGCAAGGAGTCGCAATCGGGAAGTACGCCGGCACAGAAGGCGCTGCAAGGACAGTAACCTGTTGGCGCCGCGCTCGGGCGCCGTGCGCCGCACCCCGTAGCGCCGGGGTGGTGTGCGCAACGGCCTCGCGTCACTGCGTTACCGCCGACCGGCCTTCGGGGCATGACGTCACTGGCCATGACGGGAAACATTCGAGAGTTGCAGGAGAGTTGCCACGATGCAGCACGATCTTCACTCCATTGGACGCCGCATCATCGAGTTGCAGATCGAACACCGCGATCTGGACTACCTGATCGACAAATTGCTGACGGAGCCCGCGTACGATGAACTTCAGGTCACCCGGCTCAAGAAGCGGCGCCTGAAGATCAAGGACACGATCACGCTGCTGCAAGTGCAGCAGATGCCGGACCAACCCGCGTAAGCGGGGCGCCTGCGCGGCGTTCGAGGCGACTGCCTCGACGTTCGCGCCATTTTTTTCCATTGCCGGCGTCGCGAATCCCGCTGTAGCGATTCGCGGCGCCTTTGAGTTTCTGAGCCGTTTTGACCGATTCCGCCGCACCCAGCGATTCCCCTGACGCTTCCCTGAGCCCCGACGCGCCCACTTTCCATGGACTCAAGCCGCTCGCCGCCAAGCGCGAGCGCGAGTTGCAGGAGATCTTCGGCGAGGGCGGGATGCTTGCGCGCGCGATCGACGGCTACCGCTCGCGTGAACCGCAGACTGAAATGGCGCGCGCCGTGGCGGCCGCCATGGACACGCACGACACGCTGATCGCCGAGGCCGGAACGGGCACGGGCAAGACCTACGCCTATCTCGTGCCCGCCATGTTGTGGGGCGGCAAGACGATCATCTCGACCGGGACCAAACACCTGCAGGATCAGATATTCGCGCGCGACATTCCGACCGTGCGCAAGGCGCTTGCCGTGCCGGTCACCGTGGCCATGCTCAAGGGCCGCGCGAACTACCTCTGCCACTATTATCTGGAGCGTGCTCAGCAGGAAGGCCGCTTCGCGTCGCGGCACGAAGCGGCGCAGTTGCGCGAGATCACCACGTTCGCGCAGATCACGCACAGCGGCGACAAGGCCGAACTGGCGTCGGTGCCCGAGAATTCGCCGATTTGGGCGCAGGTCACGTCGACACGCGATAACTGCCTTGGCCAGGAATGTCCGCGCTACAAGGACTGCTTCGTGATGCAGGCGCGCAAGGAGGCGCAGCAGGCGGACATCGTCGTGGTGAACCATCACCTGTTCTTCGCCGATGTGATGCTGCGCGACACGGGGATGGCCGAGTTGCTGCCAAGCGCGAACACGGTGATCTTCGACGAAGCCCATCAGTTGCCCGAAACCGCGACGCTCTTCTTCGGTGAAACGGTTTCGACGGGACAGTTGCTGGAACTGGCGCGCGACTGCGTGGCCGAGGGCCTGATCCATGCGCGCGACGCAGCCGACTGGGTCAGGCTCGGCGCCAGTCTCGAGCGTGCCGCGCGCGACGTGCGCCTGACGTTCGGGCAGGACAACGCGCGCATGTCGGTGGCGCAACTTGCGGACGATCACGAACTGTTCGGTGCGCTCGATGCGGTGGATCTCGCCCTGCAGGACATGATCGAGACGCTCCAGCACCAGGCCGAACGGGCCGAAGCGCTGGGGGCATGCGCGCGCCGCGCCGTGGAACTGCATCAGCAGCTCGAGCGATGGCAGATGGGGGTGACGCCACCCACGCCAGGCGAGACGCCGTTGCCGCTGCTGGATCCCGAGGCGCCGCGCGTGACCGACGGCAAACGCGAGAAGGCCGCCAGGGCGCGCGAGGCGGAGGCGGCCCGCGTGGCCGCCGAAGCGAAGGCCGCGCAGCAAGCCGAGGCGGGGCAAGGCGAGGGCAGCGAGCCGAAGACGTATACGCCCCCGGAGACCGTCCGGTGGATCGAAGTGTTTTCGCAGGCGGTGCAACTGCATCAGACGCCGCTATCGATTGCCCCCATTTTCGCCAAGCAGCGCGCAGGCGCGCCGAGGGCGTGGATCTTCACGTCGGCGACGTTGTCGGTGAAGGGCAATTTCATGCACTATGCGGCGCAACTGGGGCTCGATGCGGGCAAGTCGCTCACGCTCGCCAGTCCGTTCGACTATCCGAACCAGAGCCTGTTGTATGTGCCTCGTGGCTTGCCGCAGCCGTCCGCGCCGGGCTTTACCGACGCCGTGCTCGACGCCGCGTTGCCAGTGCTCGAGGTGAGCGGCGGGCGCGCGTTCGTTCTGTGCACGACGTTGCGCGCCGTGAATCGTGCGGCGGAGCGCCTGCGCGATGAATTCGAGCGGCGCGGCTGGACGTATCCGTTGCTCGTGCAGGGTGAGGCGAGCCGAACCGAGTTGCTCGACCGTTTCCGCGCGCTCGGCAACGCCGTGCTCATCGGCAGCCAAAGCTTCTGGGAAGGGGTGGACGTGCGCGGTGAGGCGTTGTCGCTGGTCATCATCGACAAGCTGCCCTTCGCGC belongs to Pandoraea pnomenusa and includes:
- a CDS encoding YdcH family protein, translated to MQHDLHSIGRRIIELQIEHRDLDYLIDKLLTEPAYDELQVTRLKKRRLKIKDTITLLQVQQMPDQPA
- a CDS encoding pilus assembly protein TadG-related protein, yielding MTVRAPVHPTDRALPPGRRQRGSVPILAFVFVIVVMILAVAIDAGFAFMKRRDLQRAADMAALAGAQTLPGCANATSYATAVQNNVNANMGTTATDLQVTSACGFWTSPAATASGPGTFVAATSANASTGNAVSVTLFQQVPSFFQLAGTRTITATATARKAPAVVTFTVDSGLLALNTGNSVLGPLLTSLGVNAAAYIANGQQLVGATITPSGLLQALGVPITGDVTVASLQGLATVKNLTVGTLLSATQTALAAQSGALSASVTALNGVVSALAGSNALSLPVNLFGTATTPGVFANIDMAGVSAANALTANVNVMDLISTAIIGGSGTSAISIPSLSILGNTVSAKASIISPPQLGIGGVGATASTAQVRVFLQVNTQANGLLGGVLNIAGTRLTLPLTVELAQSTATVTALQCGATPSATLQETSGLVNLCVGSDASGSVQNTSAASCTTVLTNRVPIATLLGAITVNGKVSASLVTSTTPAPTKTFTGPFPQTWGPVGSTVNLSQIVGALLGGLTVDVGTQPIGNSSGASLSNVTNGLLGVVPNAGLGITTVNNYLNTAASNLQATLSSLNTTLGGVLTLNVGSIVGGLTGTITGLVNTVGSILGGLLGNVVTTLADTGCSLSGNPTSCRAQYINDNNIISTSNLTPVLTSVLYTLLNPLLAPLSALINSALSALGITIGTTTVTVDSINCQNGLVQLVY
- a CDS encoding potassium transporter Kup; protein product: MTQNIRHGHRPQAMPALMVAAIGVVFGDIGTSPLYALKECFDPQHGIPFNQQAVFGIISLLFWALVIVVSLKYVLFVMRADNRGEGGVLALMALSLRSVRAGSKWAAVLMMLGMFGACMFYGDAVITPAISVMSAVEGLEIAAPSLSRFVLPITIVILIVLFSMQKSGTAKVGRLFGPVMVTWFVILGVLGVYNIVAAPEIVKAINPYYGIHFIHTHALQAYIVLGSVFLVLTGAEALYADMGHFGIRPIRFAWSFLVFPALALNYFGQGALLLTNPKAIENPFFLMAPDWALMPLVIVATAATVIASQAVISGAFSLTSQAIQLGYVPRMKILHTSDREIGQIYMPVINWALLLVIVWIVLAFKSSSNLAAAYGIAVTTTMVITTVLACVVMVKVWNWNKFLVALVITGFLVVDFAFFGANLIKVEEGGWLPLALGAFLFFMLMTWHKGRQLLRERTAADGIPLGPFLQGLLAHPPHRVAGTAIYLTGGNSLVPVSLLHNLKHNRILHERTIFLTFRTVDVPYVEDSTRIEVKDHTGGLFSVVATFGFNETPDVKEVLHLLEEKTDMHFELMDTSFFLARETVVPTKLPGMSIWRERLFAWMHQNAAKPTDFFSIPANRVVELGTKIEI
- a CDS encoding ATP-dependent DNA helicase, whose amino-acid sequence is MTDSAAPSDSPDASLSPDAPTFHGLKPLAAKRERELQEIFGEGGMLARAIDGYRSREPQTEMARAVAAAMDTHDTLIAEAGTGTGKTYAYLVPAMLWGGKTIISTGTKHLQDQIFARDIPTVRKALAVPVTVAMLKGRANYLCHYYLERAQQEGRFASRHEAAQLREITTFAQITHSGDKAELASVPENSPIWAQVTSTRDNCLGQECPRYKDCFVMQARKEAQQADIVVVNHHLFFADVMLRDTGMAELLPSANTVIFDEAHQLPETATLFFGETVSTGQLLELARDCVAEGLIHARDAADWVRLGASLERAARDVRLTFGQDNARMSVAQLADDHELFGALDAVDLALQDMIETLQHQAERAEALGACARRAVELHQQLERWQMGVTPPTPGETPLPLLDPEAPRVTDGKREKAARAREAEAARVAAEAKAAQQAEAGQGEGSEPKTYTPPETVRWIEVFSQAVQLHQTPLSIAPIFAKQRAGAPRAWIFTSATLSVKGNFMHYAAQLGLDAGKSLTLASPFDYPNQSLLYVPRGLPQPSAPGFTDAVLDAALPVLEVSGGRAFVLCTTLRAVNRAAERLRDEFERRGWTYPLLVQGEASRTELLDRFRALGNAVLIGSQSFWEGVDVRGEALSLVIIDKLPFAPPDDPVLAARLDALTKKGLSPFAVHQLPQAVITLKQGAGRLIRSEGDRGVLMICDPRLVDKPYGRRIWQSLPPFKRTRELPIVRGFFDEIAAGANG
- a CDS encoding Tex family protein; the encoded protein is MTQNVALQIVQRIADELSVQPRQVAAAVQLLDEGATVPFIARYRKEVTGNLDDTQLRTLEERLLYLRELEERRASILASIDEQGKLTDELRTAIEAADTKQTLEDLYLPYKPKRRTRAQIAREAGLDPLAQALLADPTLDPQAEAAKFVDAEKGVADVKAALDGARDILSEQFGETAELLGKLRDYLWNQGVVSSKVVEGKESEEGEKFRDYYDYAEPIAAVPSHRALALFRGRNLGILMVKLGLGEELDAQVPHPCEGVIAGHFGIRQQNRAADKWLADVCRWCWRVKVQPHLESELLTQMRESAESEAIRVFARNLKALLLAAPAGQKGVIGLDPGLRTGVKVAVVDATGKLLGTDTIYPHEPRRDWDGSLARLSKIAAATGAELVSIGNGTASRETDKLALELIKRHPELRLQKIVVSEAGASVYSASEFAAKEFPELDVSLRGAVSIARRLQDPLAELVKIEPKAIGVGQYQHDVNQRELARMLDAVVEDCVNAVGVDVNTASAPLLARVSGLNSTLAKNIVDFRDSNGPFPNREALKKVPRLGDKTFEQAAGFLRVNGGDNPLDRSSVHPEAYPVVERILARIKKSIGEVMGNGSVVRSVSANEFVDERFGLPTVKDILTELEKPGRDPRPEFKTATFQEGVEKLTDLKPGMQLEGVVTNVAAFGAFIDIGVHQDGLVHVSAMSTKFIKDPHEVVKAGDIVKVKVLEVDPRRQRISLTMRLNDDLPVAGAGDRPGNGGGARGGNGGSGHRSGGGARQREPETVSAMAAAFAKLKR
- a CDS encoding DUF2968 domain-containing protein, encoding MKISDCRGRFWLGVGVACLAAWGTSAGAAEPVKDVTGATPSQLAAPAAPAAPAARSQTTAPAAASGTIQELRDRIQNKEVTELRTTYNGRYGASLLFYPQTMGYYVALFHEGQFWRAVKLNNEKKAESLYADFVRQTQVLADVEIRRIKLEAQRAMMERQLAESEARLNAVQSDLAIQRQQEQALAQNQQAVREQASALETERNAARIRLTDLQGQIRSLEAEQNSADSDLVRSVKGAGTRKPARRR
- a CDS encoding sigma 54-interacting transcriptional regulator, translated to MKSKPVREDLDVYVWEGKSDIADRVAHCLASFDMEVIRADGIDLSRERTRARPSIAVVSVSVIEGASTNAQEWQLGHGMPVIWVATSPRENDPRVYPPEYSNILTLDFTGAELRTLIFKLSGAIADADRAPTPADPLVARSSAMLGLLAEVDAFADCDSNVLIHGETGVGKERIARLLHDKHSHYGQGPFVAVNCGAIPDGLFESHFFGHAKGAFTGALYSHKGYFEQANDGTLFLDEIGDLPLYQQVKLLRVLEDSAVTRLGSAQPVKLDFRLVAATNKNLKSMVRDELFRADLFYRLAVIELHIPSLEERGAIDKLAVFTAYLDKVVGKLAGDGDGDVAAQVPGWLRELVEGGVFPGNVREMRNIAERVGIIYRQLGGWDERRIRPIFDALAISPATRGDDTARAGASADRARWDATERARIVAALDANGWRRQDTANALGISRKVLWEKMRKYQILGNDSELASEYEG